In Zingiber officinale cultivar Zhangliang chromosome 8B, Zo_v1.1, whole genome shotgun sequence, a single genomic region encodes these proteins:
- the LOC122015769 gene encoding chlorophyll a-b binding protein 6, chloroplastic-like gives MASTALRSCAVLFPSLLSSSKSKFAAGSLTLPASHGASAGRFSMTADWMPGQPRPPYLDGSAPGDFGFDPLRLGEVPENLERYKESEVYHCRWAMAAVPGILIPEALGLGNWVKAQEWAAVPGGQATYLGNPVPWGTLPIILVIEFLAIAFVEHQRSIEKDTEKKKYPGGAFDPLGYSKDPVKFEEYKVKEIKNGRLAMLAFVGFCVQQSAYPGTGPLENLASHLADPWHNNIGNIVIPRSIVP, from the exons ATGGCGTCCACTGCCCTGCGGAGCTGCGCCGTTCTCTTCCCCAGCCTCCTCTCGTCTTCCAAGTCCAAGTTCGCCGCCGGCTCCCTCACCCTCCCAGCCTCCCATGGTGCCTCCGCCGGCCGCTTCTCCATGACTGCCGACTGGATGCCCGGCCAGCCCCGGCCGCCCTACCTAGACGGCTCAGCCCCCGG TGACTTCGGGTTTGACCCGCTCCGTCTCGGAGAGGTTCCGGAGAACCTGGAACGGTACAAGGAGTCCGAGGTCTACCACTGCCGGTGGGCGATGGCCGCAGTG CCGGGGATCTTGATTCCGGAGGCGTTGGGACTGGGCAACTGGGTGAAGGCCCAGGAGTGGGCGGCCGTGCCCGGCGGCCAGGCCACCTACCTTGGCAACCCGGTGCCGTGGGGTACGCTGCCGATCATCCTTGTCATTGAGTTCCTCGCGATCGCCTTCGTGGAGCACCAGCGCAGCATAGAGAAGGACACGGAGAAGAAGAAGTACCCCGGCGGGGCCTTCGACCCCTTGGGCTACTCCAAGGACCCTGTCAAGTTCGAAGAGTACAAGGTCAAGGAGATCAAAAATG GTCGGCTCGCTATGTTGGCATTCGTGGGATTTTGCGTGCAGCAATCTGCTTACCCGGGCACTGGACCTTTGGAGAACTTAGCCAGCCATTTGGCTGATCCATGGCACAACAACATCGGGAACATTGTGATCCCCAGATCCATTGTGCCATGA